A single window of Nicotiana tomentosiformis chromosome 1, ASM39032v3, whole genome shotgun sequence DNA harbors:
- the LOC104105120 gene encoding hydrophobic protein RCI2B-like, which produces MRGSTLTFIDILLAIILPPLGVFLKFGCEAEFWICVLLTLFGWLPGIVYAIYVLTK; this is translated from the exons atgaGAGGCAGCACACTGACATTCATAGACATTCTGTTGGCAATCATCTTGCCTCCTCTTGGTGTTTTCCTCAAGTTTGGCTGCGAG GCGGAATTCTGGATTTGTGTTTTGCTCACTCTCTTTGGATGGCTACCTGGTATTGTCTATGCTATTTATGTCCTCACAAAGTGA